A genomic stretch from Streptosporangium album includes:
- a CDS encoding acyltransferase family protein: MTAVISRSAARPTAGPPGRDVFIDVLRLAGMALVVLQHWSMPVLSFADGRISTGNALSTGGAWAITWISQVMPLVFFAGGAANAISWRSSVRRGGTAPAWLAVRLRRLVWPVLPLAAVWLPLPHLLLAAGMPEQPVVTASRLAGQLLWFLVVYLVAVAVTPPMLRLNMVYGWRVPAVLAAAAVVVDAARFTSGLGVVGFLNVALVWAAVHQLGFLYADGRLGRPWTMAVAGYGLAAALVAFGPYPGSMIGMPGAAVSNMAPPTVALLAVAVGQLGLVLALRGWIVALAAWPGVSRVLVWAAPRMMTVYLWHMSALFLVTSVVVVGLGVSTPQPWTSAWLSGWPHWLLVLALAMCPLLRCFARFETPAQAPPYGGGMARIAVAVTLAAAGLLIFTAFGFVPGPVPVLGAGMILAGLALTWSADRRQPAAQPSTESL, from the coding sequence GTGACCGCCGTCATCTCCCGCTCAGCAGCCCGCCCGACAGCCGGGCCGCCGGGCAGAGACGTGTTCATCGACGTGTTGCGCCTGGCCGGCATGGCCCTGGTGGTGCTGCAGCACTGGAGCATGCCGGTGCTCTCCTTCGCCGACGGGCGGATCTCCACCGGCAACGCGCTGTCGACCGGCGGCGCGTGGGCGATCACCTGGATCAGCCAGGTGATGCCGCTGGTCTTCTTCGCGGGTGGCGCGGCCAACGCGATCAGCTGGCGGAGCTCGGTACGGCGTGGCGGCACGGCCCCCGCCTGGCTGGCGGTGCGACTGCGCCGCCTGGTCTGGCCGGTGCTGCCGCTGGCGGCGGTGTGGCTGCCCCTGCCCCACCTGTTGCTGGCCGCCGGCATGCCGGAGCAGCCGGTGGTCACGGCCTCGCGACTGGCCGGGCAGCTTCTCTGGTTCCTGGTGGTCTACCTGGTCGCGGTGGCGGTGACGCCACCGATGCTCCGGCTCAACATGGTGTACGGCTGGCGGGTGCCCGCGGTGTTGGCGGCGGCGGCCGTCGTGGTGGACGCCGCCCGCTTCACCAGCGGCCTGGGGGTCGTCGGGTTCCTCAACGTCGCGCTCGTCTGGGCGGCGGTGCACCAGCTGGGCTTCCTGTACGCCGACGGCCGTCTGGGCAGGCCGTGGACCATGGCGGTGGCCGGGTACGGCCTGGCCGCGGCGCTGGTGGCCTTCGGCCCGTACCCGGGCAGTATGATCGGGATGCCGGGCGCGGCCGTCTCCAACATGGCGCCGCCCACGGTCGCGCTGCTCGCGGTGGCGGTCGGCCAGCTCGGGCTGGTGCTGGCGCTGCGCGGGTGGATCGTCGCGCTCGCCGCGTGGCCGGGTGTCTCCCGGGTGCTCGTCTGGGCGGCGCCCCGGATGATGACCGTCTACCTGTGGCACATGAGCGCGCTGTTCCTCGTCACCTCGGTGGTCGTGGTGGGCCTGGGCGTCTCCACCCCCCAGCCGTGGACCTCGGCCTGGCTGTCGGGCTGGCCGCACTGGCTGCTCGTGCTCGCCCTCGCCATGTGCCCGCTGCTGCGCTGCTTCGCCCGGTTCGAGACGCCCGCGCAGGCCCCGCCGTACGGCGGGGGGATGGCCCGGATCGCGGTGGCCGTCACGCTCGCCGCGGCCGGGCTGCTCATCTTCACGGCGTTCGGCTTCGTTCCGGGACCGGTGCCGGTGCTCGGCGCGGGGATGATCCTGGCCGGTCTGGCGCTCACCTGGTCGGCCGACCGGCGGCAGCCGGCGGCACAGCCGTCCACCGAGTCCCTTTAG
- a CDS encoding DEAD/DEAH box helicase: protein MSLVDRLPEEIDADPDAIFDAFVEWNSERGLTLYPAQEEALIEVVSGNNVILATPTGSGKSLVAAGAHFTALTRDVRTFYTAPIKALVSEKFFDLCALFGTENVGMMTGDASVNPGAPIICCTAEILANVALRDGSGADIGQVVMDEFHFYAEPDRGWAWQVPLLELPNVQFILMSATLGDVTRFEEDLTRRTGRPTAVVKNAERPVPLVYSYRLTPLHETLEEMLTTNQAPVYVVHFTQAAAMERAQALMSINMSTKAEKEAIATLIGNFRFTTRFGRALSRLVRHGIGVHHAGMLPKYRRLVERLAQAGLLKVICGTDTLGVGVNVPIRTVLFTALSKYDGNKVRRLRAREFHQIAGRAGRAGFDTIGYVVCQAPDYVVENEKALAKIGDDPKRRRGYARKKPPEGFVGWSEETFEKLQTAEPEPLNSRFKVSNAMLLAVINRPGDCYAAMKHLLTDNHEDRKWQRRHISQAIAIYRSLLAGGVVEKLDEPDEQGRMARLTVDLQEDFALNQALSTFALATLELLDMESPNYALDMVSIIESILDDPRQILSAQLNKARGEAVAQMKADGIEYEERMELLAEITYPMPLSELLLGAYETYRQGHPWVGDYTVSPKTVVRDMYERAMTFTDYVQFYELARSEGTVLRYLADAYRTLSRTIPEHLKTEDLIDLIEWLGELVRQVDSSLLDEWEQLQNPGDELEAPSLEENTRPVTANTRAFRVLVRNAMFRLVELASLEKEQELAELAPDVDWGAALDAYYDDHEEIGTGPDARGPGLLRIEAEKEFWRVRQVIADPAGDGDWGIDAQVDLAASDEEGRAVVHVIGLNRL from the coding sequence GTGAGCCTTGTAGATCGCCTGCCAGAAGAGATCGACGCCGACCCCGATGCCATCTTCGACGCGTTCGTCGAATGGAACTCCGAGCGAGGGCTCACCCTCTATCCAGCCCAGGAGGAGGCGCTCATCGAGGTCGTCTCCGGAAACAACGTGATCCTGGCCACCCCGACCGGGTCGGGCAAGAGCCTGGTCGCCGCCGGGGCGCACTTCACCGCGCTGACCCGGGACGTGCGCACCTTCTACACCGCGCCGATCAAGGCGCTGGTGTCGGAGAAGTTCTTCGATCTATGCGCCCTGTTCGGCACCGAGAACGTCGGCATGATGACCGGTGACGCGAGCGTGAACCCCGGCGCGCCGATCATCTGCTGCACCGCCGAGATCCTCGCCAACGTCGCGTTGCGCGACGGCTCGGGAGCCGACATCGGCCAGGTCGTGATGGACGAGTTCCACTTCTACGCCGAGCCCGACCGGGGCTGGGCCTGGCAGGTGCCGCTGCTGGAGCTGCCGAATGTGCAGTTCATCCTGATGTCGGCGACGCTCGGCGACGTGACCCGGTTCGAGGAGGACCTGACCCGGCGCACCGGCAGGCCCACCGCCGTGGTGAAGAACGCCGAGCGCCCGGTCCCACTGGTCTACTCCTACCGGCTCACCCCCCTGCACGAGACCCTGGAGGAGATGCTCACCACCAACCAGGCGCCCGTCTACGTCGTCCACTTCACCCAGGCCGCGGCCATGGAGCGGGCACAGGCGCTGATGAGCATCAACATGTCCACCAAGGCCGAGAAGGAGGCCATCGCCACCCTCATCGGCAACTTCCGGTTCACCACCCGGTTCGGCCGGGCCCTGTCACGCCTCGTACGGCACGGCATCGGCGTGCACCATGCCGGGATGCTCCCGAAATACCGCCGCCTGGTGGAGCGGCTCGCCCAGGCCGGCCTGCTGAAGGTCATCTGCGGTACCGACACGCTCGGCGTCGGCGTCAACGTGCCGATCAGGACGGTGCTGTTCACCGCGCTGTCGAAGTACGACGGCAACAAGGTCCGGCGGCTGCGCGCCCGCGAGTTCCACCAGATCGCCGGGCGGGCCGGGCGGGCGGGCTTCGACACCATCGGCTACGTCGTCTGCCAGGCCCCCGACTACGTCGTCGAGAACGAGAAGGCACTGGCCAAGATCGGCGACGACCCCAAGCGGCGGCGCGGCTACGCGCGCAAGAAGCCGCCGGAGGGCTTCGTCGGCTGGAGCGAGGAGACCTTCGAGAAGCTGCAGACCGCCGAGCCCGAGCCGCTCAACTCCCGGTTCAAGGTCAGCAACGCGATGCTGCTCGCGGTGATCAACCGTCCCGGCGACTGCTACGCGGCGATGAAGCATCTGCTGACCGACAACCACGAGGACCGCAAGTGGCAGCGGCGGCACATCAGCCAGGCCATCGCGATCTACCGCTCGCTGCTGGCCGGCGGCGTGGTGGAGAAGCTCGACGAGCCCGACGAGCAGGGCCGCATGGCCCGCCTGACCGTCGACCTCCAGGAGGACTTCGCGCTCAACCAGGCGCTGTCCACCTTCGCGCTGGCCACCCTGGAACTGCTGGACATGGAGTCGCCGAACTACGCCCTCGACATGGTCTCGATCATCGAGTCCATCCTCGACGACCCCCGCCAGATCCTGTCCGCCCAGCTCAACAAGGCGCGTGGCGAGGCGGTGGCGCAGATGAAGGCCGACGGCATCGAATACGAGGAGCGGATGGAGCTCCTGGCCGAGATCACCTACCCGATGCCGTTGTCGGAGCTGCTGCTGGGCGCCTACGAGACCTACCGGCAGGGCCACCCCTGGGTCGGCGACTACACCGTCAGCCCCAAGACCGTCGTGCGGGACATGTACGAACGGGCGATGACCTTCACCGACTACGTCCAGTTCTACGAGCTGGCCCGGTCGGAGGGCACCGTCCTGCGCTACCTCGCCGACGCCTACCGCACCCTGTCGCGGACCATCCCCGAGCACCTCAAGACCGAGGACCTCATCGACCTCATCGAGTGGCTCGGCGAGCTGGTCCGCCAGGTCGACTCCAGCCTCCTCGACGAGTGGGAGCAGCTACAGAACCCGGGCGACGAGCTGGAGGCCCCCTCCCTGGAGGAGAACACCCGGCCGGTCACCGCCAACACCCGCGCGTTCCGCGTCCTGGTCCGCAACGCGATGTTCCGCCTGGTCGAACTGGCCTCCCTGGAGAAGGAACAGGAGCTGGCCGAGCTGGCGCCGGACGTGGACTGGGGCGCCGCCCTCGACGCCTACTACGACGATCACGAGGAGATCGGCACCGGTCCGGACGCCCGCGGTCCCGGCCTGCTCCGGATCGAGGCGGAGAAGGAGTTCTGGCGGGTCCGCCAGGTCATCGCCGACCCCGCAGGCGACGGCGACTGGGGCATCGACGCCCAGGTGGACCTGGCCGCCTCCGACGAGGAGGGCCGCGCCGTGGTCCACGTCATCGGCCTCAACCGTCTCTGA
- a CDS encoding helix-turn-helix transcriptional regulator codes for MADTTGRVLRLLSLLQAHREWPGPELAERLEVSPRTLRRDIDRLRELGYPVHATTGPAGGYRLEAGTAMPPLLLDDEEAVAIAVGLRTAAGGSVAGIEETSARALAKLEQVLPSRLRHRVNTLQTQTVAVRGPLARSWPTVDPETLAVLAQASRSRERLRFGYRRRDGTESARVVEPYRLVSTGRRWYLVAWDVERDDWRTFRVDRLAAPLATGARFTRREPPEGYIERSITAPITRYRAVATLHAPLAVVADRVQAAAHGQLEAVGEHRCLLRTGGDSLEWLAMTLGLLDVDFTVHEPVELIGYIRRLAGRLQESTEPPLRQ; via the coding sequence ATGGCAGACACCACAGGCCGCGTGCTCCGGCTGCTGTCGCTGCTCCAGGCGCACCGGGAGTGGCCGGGGCCCGAGCTGGCCGAACGTCTGGAGGTCAGCCCGCGCACGCTGCGCCGTGACATCGACCGGCTGCGTGAACTGGGCTATCCGGTCCACGCGACGACCGGCCCGGCCGGTGGATACCGGCTGGAAGCGGGGACCGCGATGCCGCCGCTGCTGCTCGACGACGAGGAGGCCGTCGCCATCGCGGTCGGTCTGCGTACGGCGGCGGGCGGCTCGGTGGCCGGGATCGAGGAGACCTCGGCCCGCGCGCTGGCCAAGCTGGAACAGGTCCTGCCCTCCCGCCTGCGTCACCGGGTCAACACCCTGCAGACCCAGACCGTGGCGGTGCGCGGCCCGCTGGCCCGCTCCTGGCCGACCGTCGACCCGGAGACACTGGCGGTCCTCGCCCAGGCGAGCCGCAGCCGCGAACGGCTCCGCTTCGGCTACCGCCGCCGCGACGGCACCGAGAGCGCGCGGGTGGTCGAGCCGTACCGGCTCGTGTCCACCGGGCGGCGGTGGTATCTCGTCGCGTGGGACGTCGAGCGGGACGACTGGCGGACCTTCCGGGTGGACCGGCTCGCCGCCCCGCTGGCCACCGGTGCCCGCTTCACCCGGCGCGAGCCGCCCGAGGGCTACATCGAGCGGTCCATCACCGCGCCGATCACTCGGTATCGGGCGGTGGCCACCCTGCACGCGCCCCTGGCCGTGGTCGCCGACCGGGTGCAGGCCGCCGCCCACGGCCAGCTGGAGGCCGTCGGCGAGCACCGTTGCCTGCTGCGCACCGGCGGCGACTCCCTGGAGTGGCTGGCCATGACCCTCGGCCTGCTCGACGTGGACTTCACCGTCCACGAGCCGGTCGAGCTGATCGGCTACATCCGGCGGCTGGCGGGCCGCCTTCAGGAGTCGACCGAGCCGCCGCTGCGCCAGTAG
- a CDS encoding sensor histidine kinase produces MRPLLRRIGMDSRYLIVGFPLSIVFFALMVVGFAAGIGTVVVWVGVPILATTLLVARGMADMERRMLPEVLGRPVPRPRYQPAPEEAGWFRRMVNPMTNGQSWLDLLYGIVAFPVSIVTFVLTVTWWAGTVLGLASPLYGWITAAIPGNHGLAYLLGLGDSVWIDVVINTCIGMLFALTLPVIVRGAALTQAGLGRAMLTGVAELQERIDDLAEGRAAAVSAEANALRRLERDIHDGPQQRLVSLAMDLSRAQRQLRRDPRAVEEMLNQAISSTRETLDELRALSRGIAPPILTDRGLAPALAALASRCTIPVELDVQVTGRFAAAVENTVYFVVAESLTNVAKHSHATVCTVSLSRSGGVLMLTIGDDGVGGAHTAKGHGLSGLADRLKAVDGELAVDSPVGGPTVIVAEVPCG; encoded by the coding sequence ATGAGACCCCTCTTGCGCCGCATCGGCATGGACAGCCGCTACCTGATCGTCGGCTTCCCCCTCTCCATCGTCTTCTTCGCCCTGATGGTGGTGGGTTTCGCCGCCGGGATAGGCACGGTGGTCGTATGGGTGGGCGTGCCGATCCTGGCCACGACGCTGCTGGTGGCGCGGGGGATGGCCGACATGGAGCGGCGGATGCTGCCCGAGGTGCTCGGCCGCCCGGTGCCCCGGCCCCGTTACCAGCCGGCGCCGGAGGAGGCCGGATGGTTCCGCCGCATGGTCAACCCGATGACCAACGGGCAGTCGTGGCTCGACCTGCTCTACGGGATCGTGGCCTTCCCCGTCTCCATCGTGACCTTCGTGCTGACGGTGACGTGGTGGGCGGGGACGGTCCTGGGCCTGGCCAGCCCCCTCTACGGATGGATCACCGCCGCCATCCCGGGCAATCACGGGCTGGCCTACCTGCTCGGGCTCGGCGACAGCGTCTGGATCGACGTGGTCATCAACACCTGCATCGGCATGCTGTTCGCGCTCACCCTGCCGGTGATCGTGCGTGGCGCCGCGCTGACCCAGGCCGGGCTCGGCCGGGCCATGCTGACCGGCGTCGCCGAGCTGCAGGAGCGCATCGACGACCTGGCCGAGGGCCGGGCCGCCGCGGTGTCGGCCGAGGCCAACGCGCTGCGACGGCTGGAGCGCGACATCCACGACGGACCCCAGCAGCGCCTGGTCTCCCTGGCCATGGACCTGTCACGTGCCCAGCGTCAGCTCAGGCGTGACCCCCGGGCCGTCGAGGAGATGCTCAACCAGGCCATCAGCTCGACCCGGGAGACCCTGGACGAACTCCGTGCCCTCTCGCGGGGCATCGCGCCGCCGATCCTGACCGACCGCGGCCTGGCCCCCGCGCTCGCGGCGCTGGCCAGTCGCTGCACCATCCCCGTGGAGCTGGACGTGCAGGTCACCGGCCGCTTCGCGGCGGCGGTGGAGAACACCGTCTACTTCGTGGTCGCCGAGAGCCTGACCAACGTCGCAAAGCACAGCCACGCCACCGTCTGCACGGTGTCGCTGAGCAGGTCCGGCGGCGTCCTCATGCTGACGATCGGGGATGATGGTGTCGGCGGTGCACACACCGCCAAGGGACATGGCCTGTCCGGCCTCGCCGACCGCCTCAAGGCGGTGGACGGGGAGCTGGCGGTGGACTCACCGGTCGGCGGGCCGACAGTGATCGTGGCGGAGGTGCCGTGCGGGTAG
- a CDS encoding DUF2087 domain-containing protein, giving the protein MSDDAIRQVLGLLHQEDTLRVLAALVLNDKPEEAGLDRETTRRALDRLERGGLAVRDDDGRWQARRERFRELLHATARPAAPVSPEEKVLQSFLVKGRLRAIPTKRDKQLVVLNYIAQVFEPGVRYPEKEVNTVLRAFHDDYAALRRYLIDDGLLSRENNVYWRSGGSVDS; this is encoded by the coding sequence ATGAGCGACGACGCGATCAGGCAGGTGCTGGGCCTGCTCCATCAGGAGGACACGTTACGGGTGCTGGCGGCGCTGGTGCTGAACGACAAACCCGAGGAGGCCGGACTGGACAGAGAGACGACAAGACGGGCGCTGGACCGGCTGGAACGCGGCGGGCTGGCCGTACGGGACGACGACGGCCGCTGGCAGGCGCGGCGTGAGCGGTTCCGCGAGCTGCTGCACGCCACGGCCAGACCCGCCGCCCCGGTCTCCCCCGAGGAGAAGGTGCTGCAGTCCTTCCTCGTCAAGGGACGGCTCCGGGCGATACCCACCAAGCGCGACAAGCAGCTCGTCGTGCTGAACTACATCGCCCAGGTCTTCGAGCCGGGGGTCCGCTACCCCGAGAAGGAGGTCAACACCGTGCTGCGCGCCTTCCACGACGACTACGCGGCGCTCCGCCGCTATCTGATCGACGACGGTCTGCTGAGCCGGGAGAACAACGTCTACTGGCGCAGCGGCGGCTCGGTCGACTCCTGA